From one Henningerozyma blattae CBS 6284 chromosome 1, complete genome genomic stretch:
- the TBLA0A01130 gene encoding bifunctional 4-hydroxy-4-methyl-2-oxoglutarate aldolase/oxaloacetate decarboxylase (similar to Saccharomyces cerevisiae YER010C; ancestral locus Anc_7.158), translated as MDKLKKFTTCDISDGLLNLCKMDDGGFIPNLIFQSSFPDSISKDKANIMIGKAYTVLFAPVDDPRETVNYIDHIPEGSIVMIALDKSLQSRNAPYSKVTNSLYGGLMSARAKYLGAHGTVVFGNIRDVQEHSDLNFPIFSYGTGSCAANKVVKPVACNVPLEILITNPGPTTITVSPGEIIMGDVNGVVHIPYSISSNEISLKSLVNYIEKSIEADEIIKQEILKGSSAKEAMARNRKILKELI; from the coding sequence ATGgataaattaaagaaatttacTACTTGTGATATCTCAGATGGCCTCTTAAATTTATGTAAGATGGATGACGGAGGTTTTATTCCCAACTTAATATTCCAATCTTCATTTCCTGATAGtatttcaaaagataaaGCCAATATAATGATTGGAAAGGCATATACAGTATTATTTGCTCCTGTCGATGATCCAAGGGAAACAGTTAATTACATAGATCATATCCCTGAGGGATCTATTGTCATGATTGCATTGGATAAGTCTTTGCAATCACGGAATGCTCCTTATTCAAAGGTTACGAATTCCCTCTATGGAGGTTTGATGTCAGCAAGAGCAAAATATTTGGGGGCTCATGGTACTGTTGTGTTTGGTAACATTCGTGATGTCCAGGAACATAgtgatttaaattttccaatattTAGTTACGGTACTGGTAGTTGTGCGGCTAATAAAGTTGTCAAACCTGTCGCTTGTAATGTACCACTAGAGATTTTAATTACGAACCCCGGTCCAACTACTATTACCGTATCTCCGGGAGAGATAATTATGGGAGACGTTAATGGGGTTGTTCACATACCTTATTCTATTAGTTCGAACGAAATCTCTTTAAAAAGTTTAGTTaattatatagaaaaatcaattgaagCTGATGAGATTATTAAACAAGAAATCTTAAAAGGTAGTTCAGCAAAGGAAGCAATGGCAAGAAATcggaaaattttaaaagaattgatataa
- the TBLA0A01140 gene encoding SRP1/TIP1 family protein (similar to Saccharomyces cerevisiae TIR3 (YIL011W)): MSFAKFVTLLIAAATSAYAISPEDQVSEMQIILSDVNDNLQDYVGLVGSMDIPQALFDLYAIKATATDDSYTKLMAQLDMNQISAMLTVLPWYSSRLEAKVAQFGEAAATTTSSKVETISSKVGTISSKVETASSKVETASSKVETTITSSIIASSSKTESSTEVAKTSTTTIASETSATPSGVATSTLKEQVAVVSQIGDGQIQATVIQQTENGAIKNAVGLGAGLAAAAALLL; encoded by the coding sequence ATGTCTTTTGCTAAATTTGTTACCTTATTGATTGCTGCTGCCACTTCTGCTTATGCCATCTCACCAGAAGACCAAGTTTCTGAAATGCAAATAATCTTATCTGATGTCAACGACAACTTACAAGATTATGTTGGTTTAGTTGGTTCTATGGATATTCCACAAgctttatttgatttatatgCTATTAAAGCCACTGCTACTGATGACTCTTACACCAAGCTAATGGCTCAATTAGATATGAACCAAATCTCTGCTATGTTGACCGTTTTACCATGGTACTCCTCTAGATTAGAAGCCAAGGTTGCTCAATTTGGTGAAGCTGCTGCTACTACCACTTCTTCCAAGGTTGAAACTATCTCTTCCAAGGTTGGAACTATCTCTTCCAAGGTTGAAACTGCCTCTTCAAAGGTTGAAACTGCCTCTTCCAAGGTTGAAACTACTATTACTTCATCTATCATAGCTTCATCCAGCAAAACTGAATCTTCTACTGAAGTTGCCAAGACTTCTACTACCACCATCGCCTCTGAAACCAGCGCTACTCCATCCGGTGTTGCAACTTCTACTTTAAAAGAACAAGTTGCTGTTGTTTCTCAAATCGGTGACGGTCAAATTCAAGCTACCGTTATCCAACAAACTGAAAACGGTGCCATCAAAAACGCTGTTGGCTTAGGTGCTGGTTTAGCTGCCGCTGCTGCTCTATTGTtataa
- the TBLA0A01150 gene encoding uncharacterized protein (similar to Saccharomyces cerevisiae PDR11 (YIL013C) and AUS1 (YOR011W)), with product MSYAQYFTPVPDASVTFNGANVQINPFDPKNATSKDNFNNLESNDDLLQNLTFQANKGEVVLVLGEPSSGLFKAMFHANQNMFYNPANSVRFKNNEFKSYSKKCPHQIIYNNEQDTHFPFLTVRQTIDFALSCKFRIPREERDQMRDDILEEFGLSHVLDTIVGNDYVRGVSGGERKRISIIETFLSNGSVYLWDNSTKGLDSSTALDFMNILQTLGRATQAISLVKISQASDQIIDKFDKILMLSKNRQIFFGTLDECLDYFINDLGIEKNPNDCIMEYLSSILNLQFNTAVSKTEINNSRKVSKTVTSIISNEEDLYQKWINTEYYKKWAQITESTPDSQIQVDSFNPEDISPIFAVPMHLQLWYCIKRAFERIFGDRAYLIAQWIAVTVQALVIGSLFYDIPMNTVGSYSRGSLTFFSLLLFTFLALADMPASFQRQPIVTKHVQLYFYRNWVETFSSTLYDYLFKSCLVIVFTIILYFLAHFQYTAGRFFVFLLFVGIYNFCMVTLFSLTALMTPTLGIANLVAGILLLAIAMYASYVIYLKDMHPWFVWIAYMNPAMFAMEAILSNELHGLKLDCTDSVIPRGATYSNLSFKHKACAWQGATLGNNYVRGQDYLKSALSYTYHHTWRNFGILIGYLCFYIAFALFASEYVNPQYTKENMDRWRFYFSRFLPFLRNEQRKHVEEVKSLESPNVLNTTVSTTSSLTSSESDNIAVGKGKEGLKLSEDTIEDVSDADQRVEAQSHLISWKNMNYVVGGNKQLINDVSGFIGSGLTALMGESGAGKTTLLNILSQRTDTGVVTGEILIDGKPLTDIESFNRSIGFVQQQDVHLELLTVRESLEISATLRGDGDMNYVDTISHMLRLPGDILVSELSPTERKLLSIGVELVTKPSLLLFLDEPTSGLDSDAALTIVQFLKKLSQQGQAILCTIHQPSKSVISYFDNIFLLKRGGECVYFGPITEACEYFVNHDNSLTYDTELGNPADFVIDVVGSKSQGGEDEFGEKRQTNDWAALWKNSPENRAVHAELETLESEARNSGVDFTTSSWAQPSYLKQLAVITKRQYLCTKRDLMYVLAKFALNAGGGLFIGFSFWKIGYGVLDLQYVIFFCFMSMCLSSPLINQVQDKALISKEVYVAREARSNTYHWTVLLLAQTIIEAPLAISSSTLFFLCSYFCCNFDNSPHIAGVFYFNYIIFSLYYLTFGLWLIFSAPDLQTAAVFVAFFYSFTASFCGVMQPKGLMPGFWVFMYRCSPYTYFIDTFTSVLLHDRKVECSQGELVPTSPDKGNCGDFMKAYVDEFGGYVKVPKAIGVCAYCTYTIGDDFLEVENMSYSHRWRNFGIECAFVAFNFFGMFAGFYLTYIKKVWGDVFKPVKYILRNPLKKKVKN from the coding sequence atgTCTTACGCCCAATATTTTACACCTGTTCCTGACGCTTCTGTCACATTCAACGGGGCAAATGTTCAAATCAATCCATTTGATCCCAAGAATGCTACTTCAAAagataatttcaataacttAGAATCCaatgatgatttattacaaaatttaacTTTCCAAGCCAATAAAGGGGAAGTTGTTTTAGTATTAGGTGAGCCTTCTTCAGGGTTATTCAAGGCTATGTTTCATGCTAATCAAAACATGTTTTATAATCCAGCAAATTCTGtaagatttaaaaataatgaatttaaatcctattctaaaaaatgtccacatcaaattatttataacaATGAACAAGATACCCATTTCCCATTCTTAACAGTTAGACAAACTATTGATTTTGCGTTAAGTTGTAAATTTAGAATCCCTAGGGAGGAGCGTGATCAAATGAGAGATGatatattagaagaatttggGTTATCACACGTACTAGATACTATTGTGGGTAATGATTATGTTAGAGGTGTTTCAGGTGGTGAAAGAAAACGTATTTCTATTATCGAGACTTTCTTATCAAATGGGTCCGTTTATCTATGGGACAATTCCACAAAGGGTCTTGATTCTTCCACGGCTTTGGATTTcatgaatattttacaaactCTGGGTAGAGCCACGCAAGCTATTAGTTTAGTTAAAATCTCTCAAGCTTCAGatcaaattattgataaattcgacaaaattttaatgttaTCCAAAAATAGACAAATCTTTTTCGGTACTTTAGACGAATGTTTAgattatttcattaatgatttaggtattgaaaaaaatccaaatgaTTGTATTATGGAATATTTATCATccattttaaatttacaattCAATACTGCTGTGTCAAAGACAGAAATTAACAATTCAAGAAAGGTCTCTAAAACTGTCACTTCTATTATTTCcaatgaagaagatttatatcaaaaatgGATCAATActgaatattataaaaaatggGCTCAAATTACTGAAAGCACACCAGATTCTCAAATCCAAGTCGATTCATTTAATCCAGAAGATATTTCTCCAATATTTGCTGTCCCAATGCATTTACAATTATGGTATTGTATTAAAAGAGcttttgaaagaatttttgGTGATAGAGCCTATTTGATTGCTCAATGGATTGCTGTAACTGTCCAAGCTTTAGTTATCGGGTCTTTGTTTTATGATATTCCAATGAACACTGTGGGTTCTTATTCAAGAGGTTCCTTAACTTTCTTCtctttattgttatttacTTTCTTAGCTTTAGCCGATATGCCTGCTTCTTTCCAAAGACAACCAATTGTTACAAAACATGttcaattatatttctatCGTAATTGGGTCGAAACATTCTCTTCTACTTTATACGATTACTTGTTTAAGAGTTGTTTGGTTATTGTCTTCACTAtcatattatatttcttagCCCATTTCCAATACACAGCCGGTAGATTCTTtgtgtttttattatttgttggtATTTATAACTTCTGTATGGTTACTTTGTTCTCTTTAACTGCTCTTATGACTCCAACTTTGGGTATTGCTAACTTGGTTGCTGGTATTCTTCTATTAGCCATTGCAATGTACGCATCTTatgttatttatttgaaagatatgCATCCATGGTTTGTTTGGATTGCCTACATGAATCCAGCTATGTTTGCAATGGAAGCTATTTTAAGTAATGAGTTACATGGCTTGAAGTTAGACTGTACCGATTCGGTTATTCCAAGAGGTGCTACTTATTCgaatttatcatttaaacATAAAGCTTGTGCTTGGCAAGGTGCTACTTTGGGTAACAATTATGTTAGAGGacaagattatttaaagagTGCTTTATCATACACTTATCATCACACTTGGAGAAATTTTGGTATTTTGATTGGTTACTTATGCTTCTATATTGCTTTTGCATTATTCGCATCTGAATATGTTAATCCACAATATACCAAGGAAAATATGGATCGTTGgagattttatttttcaagatTCTTACCTTTCTTAAGGAATGAGCAAAGAAAACATGTCGAAGAAGTTAAATCTTTAGAAAGTCCAAATGTGTTAAATACCACTGTATCTACTACTTCTTCTCTCACTTCTTCTGAATCCGATAATATTGCAGTGGGTAAAGGAAAAGAAGGGTTGAAATTATCCGAAGATACCATTGAAGATGTTTCTGATGCTGATCAAAGAGTGGAAGCTCAATCTCATTTGATTTCTTggaaaaatatgaattatGTTGTTGGAGGTAATAAACAGTTAATCAATGATGTTTCAGGTTTTATTGGTTCTGGGTTAACTGCATTGATGGGTGAATCTGGTGCTGGTAAGACTACTttgttgaatattttatctcAAAGAACCGATACTGGTGTTGTAACTGGTGAAATTTTAATCGATGGTAAGCCTTTAACTGATATCGAATCTTTTAACAGAAGTATTGGGTTCGTTCAACAACAAGATGTTCATTTAGAATTGTTAACCGTTAGAGAATCCTTAGAAATTTCTGCTACTTTAAGGGGTGATGGTGATATGAATTATGTTGATACTATTTCTCATATGTTAAGATTACCAGGTGATATTTTAGTTTCTGAACTTTCTCCAACTGAAAGAAAATTGTTATCTATTGGTGTTGAATTGGTTACTAAAccttctttattattatttttagatgaaCCAACTTCAGGTTTAGACTCTGATGCCGCTTTAACTATtgttcaatttttaaagaaattatctCAACAAGGTCAAGCTATTTTATGTACTATCCATCAACCTTCTAAGAGTGTTATCAGCTATTTCGATAATATCTTCTTATTAAAGAGAGGAGGTGAATGTGTCTATTTCGGTCCAATTACTGAAGCTTGTGAATACTTTGTTAATCATGATAATTCTTTGACTTATGATACTGAATTAGGTAACCCTGCTGATTTTGTTATTGATGTGGTTGGTAGCAAATCTCAAGGTGGTGAAGATGAATTTGGTGAAAAGAGACAAACAAATGATTGGGCTGCTCTATGGAAAAACTCTCCAGAAAATAGGGCAGTTCATGCTGAATTAGAAACTTTAGAAAGTGAAGCTAGAAACTCTGGTGTTGATTTTACTACTTCTTCTTGGGCCCAACCTTCatatttgaaacaattgGCTGTTATTACAAAGAGACAATATTTATGTACTAAGAGAGATTTGATGTATGTTTTGGCCAAATTTGCTTTGAATGCAGGTGGTGGTCTTTTCATTGGGTTTTCTTTCTGGAAAATTGGATATGGTGTTTTAGATCTTCAATATGTTATCTTTTTCTGTTTCATGTCTATGTGTTTATCTTCTCCATTAATTAACCAAGTTCAAGATAAAGCACTTATATCCAAGGAAGTTTATGTGGCAAGAGAAGCTAGATCTAATACCTACCATTGGACTGTTCTATTGTTGGCTCAAACTATCATCGAAGCTCCTTTAGCCATTTCAAGTTCTACACTTTTCTTCTTATGCTCATATTTCTGTtgtaattttgataattctcCTCATATTGCTGGTGTTTTCTATTTCaactatattattttctcGTTGTATTATTTGACTTTCGGTTTATGGTTAATTTTCTCAGCTCCAGATTTACAAACTGCTGCTGTCTTTGTTGCATTCTTCTATAGTTTCACTGCTTCATTCTGTGGTGTTATGCAACCAAAGGGTTTAATGCCTGGCTTCTGGGTTTTCATGTACAGATGTTCTCCATACACTTACTTCATTGATACTTTCACTTCTGTTTTATTGCATGACAGAAAGGTTGAATGTTCTCAAGGTGAATTAGTTCCAACATCTCCAGATAAGGGTAATTGTGGTGATTTTATGAAAGCTTATGTTGATGAATTTGGTGGTTACGTTAAGGTACCAAAGGCTATCGGTGTTTGTGCTTATTGTACTTATACCATTGGTGATGATTTCTTGGAAGTTGAAAACATGAGCTACAGTCACAGATGGAGAAACTTTGGTATTGAATGCGCATTTGTTgcttttaatttctttggTATGTTTGCTGGTTTCTACCTAACATACATCAAAAAGGTTTGGGGTGATGTTTTCAAACCTGTCAAGTACATTCTAAGAAATCCTCTTAAAAAGAAAGTTAAGAATTAA
- the MNT3 gene encoding alpha-1,3-mannosyltransferase MNT3 (similar to Saccharomyces cerevisiae MNT3 (YIL014W); ancestral locus Anc_7.123): protein MNRYFRLRRLLSKKLLFLLIIIGIGIVSYSDYLIRQNHKRVDFAKNLSINDKPTKGSSQRPALAGSIFNVIESHRQRAELSNNVGHLQKLWNFFNLDEKYISTYEQNILINWDNSTQVERIDKCRYLIDTYYRVDPNWANNKIMEFYNIEETDNLYLSLLAERQRIYDYCFLKGGLKPTDVFDYSNIPKPANSNGKAISFPVMNVDPSDFQDRMYPFLRRTYVERGDSEQLPLYPRIFDLTTGIVQPLPIDKIDANYNKNFWNNWASMASGKGIVTTFKESDLPLFRKQLAVLEHLNNKHPIQIISAKAPTQEFLDSLILTVQKTTQKVYLLDCSTMLDEEFSKNYIVNFLNKWVAMLFNTFKEAIFLDVDAIPFIGMDYFFENEGFEETGILMYKDRVMRTEHTFQYCIDMFHEAEPSNQETNLIHTGLKFDSTTNKFDSSSAADMAYKTFFRNLQLHHVDSGIVAIDKVEKLSGLLLSFLFHIDAKVKRCVYGDKEIFWIGQLFAGEDFYIDPVDGSIIGPMMENVNPDTEKVESHICATQIAHSDALDTLLWTNGGLKTCKFPNSAENDFKKYPDYFKDRYGDEVSLKKIYSAPLRIEGLIVPDSDRNPWLHIRECSEYVYCAFAGNDLNDPENTLGHTINFNDEEVLQFNKISELWNQS from the coding sequence ATGAACCGTTACTTTCGTTTAAGAAGGTTGCTTTCTAAAAAGCTACTGTTCTTACTAATCATTATCGGGATTGGGATTGTCTCCTACTCAGATTATCTGATTAGACAGAATCATAAGAGGGTTGATTTTGCCAAAAACCTAtctattaatgataaaccAACTAAAGGGTCATCACAGAGGCCAGCTTTAGCAGGTTCAATATTTAACGTTATTGAATCACATCGTCAAAGGGCTGAATTATCCAATAATGTTGGTCATCTTCAAAAACTCTggaatttctttaatttagacgaaaaatatatctctACATATGAACAAAATATCTTAATTAATTGGGATAATTCTACACAAGTGGAAAGAATTGATAAATGTAGATATTTGATAGACACTTATTATAGAGTGGATCCAAATTGGgccaataataaaattatggaattttataatattgaagaaactgacaatttgtatttatctttattagcAGAGCGTCAAAGAATTTATGATTATTGTTTCTTAAAGGGGGGCTTAAAACCAACAGATGTTTttgattattcaaatattccaaaGCCAGCTAACTCGAATGGTAAGGCCATCTCCTTTCCTGTAATGAATGTTGATCCTTCAGATTTCCAAGATAGAATGTATCCATTTTTAAGAAGAACTTATGTTGAGCGTGGAGATTCGGAACAGCTTCCTCTGTACCCCCGTATTTTCGATCTAACTACTGGTATAGTACAACCACTTccaattgataaaattgatgcaaattacaataaaaatttctgGAACAATTGGGCATCAATGGCTTCTGGTAAGGGGATTGTCACTACTTTTAAAGAAAGTGATTTAcctttatttagaaaacAGTTGGCAGTATTAGAGcatctaaataataagcacccaattcaaattatctCCGCAAAAGCTCCTACTCAAGAATTTTTGGATTCTTTGATTTTAACAGTGCAAAAGACTACTCAAAAGgtttatttattagattGCTCAACAATGttagatgaagaattttcaaagaattaTATTGTTAATTTCCTCAATAAGTGGGTTGCAATGCTATTCAATACTTTTAAAGAGGCTATTTTCTTAGATGTGGATGCTATTCCTTTCATTGGTATGGATTATTTTTTCGAAAATGAAGGATTTGAAGAAACAGGTATTTTAATGTATAAGGATCGTGTTATGCGTACTGAGCACACTTTCCAATACTGTATTGATATGTTCCATGAAGCTGAGCCTTCCAATCAGGaaacaaatttaattcatacTGGATTGAAATTCGATTCTacaacaaataaatttgattctTCATCTGCTGCTGATATGGCTTACAAGACATTTTTCAGAAACTTGCAATTGCATCATGTTGATAGTGGGATAGTTGCAATTGATAAagtagaaaaattaagtggtcttttattatctttctTATTTCATATTGATGCTAAAGTCAAACGTTGTGTTTATGgtgataaagaaattttctGGATTGGCCAATTGTTTGCTGGTGAGGATTTTTATATTGATCCCGTAGATGGCTCTATAATTGGTCCAATGATGGAAAACGTTAATCCAGATACAGAAAAGGTAGAATCACATATATGTGCTACCCAGATCGCTCATAGCGATGCACTCGATACTTTATTGTGGACTAATGGTGGTTTAAAGACGTGTAAATTCCCAAATAGTGCCGAAAATgattttaagaaatatccAGACTATTTCAAAGATAGATACGGTGATGAGGTCAGTTTAAAGAAGATTTATTCAGCTCCTTTGCGAATTGAAGGACTCATTGTACCAGATTCAGACAGAAATCCTTGGTTACATATTAGAGAATGTTCAGAATATGTATATTGTGCTTTTGCTGGTAACGATTTAAACGATCCTGAAAATACCTTAGGTCAcacaattaattttaatgatgaagaagtttTACAATTTAATAAGATTTCAGAGTTATGGAACCAGTCATAA
- the TBLA0A01170 gene encoding uncharacterized protein (similar to Saccharomyces cerevisiae HMO1 (YDR174W); ancestral locus Anc_8.372), translated as MTTDPSAKLKAAKNSLVASLFELSKSANQTASSIVDFYNSVGDDEEEKLEAFTTLTESLQTLTSATSNINEIGMDLIHGTSNDALKDETNDASSPSSSNAHSKKKRAEKDPNAPKKPLTVFFAYSAFARQQLRADRENEGLPPLSSTEITQEISKKWKVLDEEEKDKWRAAYNVELEHYQMEKQKYLESKKNR; from the coding sequence ATGACCACTGATCCTTCTGCTAAATTAAAAGCTGCTAAGAATTCCTTAGTGgcttcattatttgaattatctaAATCAGCTAATCAAACTGCCTCCTCTATTGTCGATTTTTACAATAGTGTtggtgatgatgaagaagaaaaactAGAAGCCTTCACCACTTTAACCGAATCATTACAAACTTTGACATCTGCCACTTCAAACATTAATGAAATTGGTATGGATTTGATCCATGGTACTTCCAATGATGCACTAAAGGATGAAACTAATGATGCATCAAGtccatcatcatcaaacGCTCactccaaaaaaaagagagcTGAAAAGGATCCAAATGCACCAAAAAAGCCATTAACTGTCTTTTTCGCCTATTCAGCTTTTGCTCGTCAACAGTTACGTGCTGATAGAGAAAATGAAGGTTTGCCACCTTTATCATCTACTGAAATCACCCAagaaatttctaaaaaatggaaagttttagatgaagaagaaaaagataaatgGAGAGCAGCTTATAATGTAGAATTAGAACATTATCAAATGGAAaagcaaaaatatttggaatctaaaaaaaataggtGA
- the TBLA0A01180 gene encoding uncharacterized protein has translation MSLSKSSYMMYFQENYNNMNKTNSFHNFKKLDHDTERFFTKNNHTNNKLIPKVNVSKDPNTLSNVNTYPKRFSCGKLTGETCVNLYNEITPELPLNFKKKNKNTTLKNIRKEYSQNTLKEKIATKLASFKDLTKDSFSTGTIMNDVLEYLNQLEIELEKSCRRNAYHKENIGLIDQVEITNKNYHFKDMSTSINYPHYESLIPENEYDTVIFTPMEESENGETKQFCQQIQKDNYLEELFQSNDNITNTISVVDSSILNDIEANEILHEPLVIRQPIDLNNTKKKIEKLIDEIEIFQKRNIILPYGRYKEVDSSSNYGFLRKKLFFHSTSYLRRKSIISDDPFYKNEYKNKIFKKYILSDKYLKESQEFPNSFFSLYQILKELFKVAHEETFRENTDAPNHYRKSNIEKIDIQDRKTIKEIINTLWSDYFE, from the coding sequence atgagtTTATCTAAATCTTCATATATGATGTACtttcaagaaaattataataatatgaacaAAACGAATAGttttcataattttaaaaaattggatCACGATACTGAAAGATTTTTTACTAAGAACAACCACACTAATAATAAGCTAATTCCTAAAGTAAATGTTTCTAAAGATCCAAATACTTTATCTAACGTAAATACGTACCCAAAAAGATTTAGTTGTGGAAAATTAACTGGAGAAACATGTGTGaatttatataatgaaattacaCCAGAACTTCCTTTAAactttaagaaaaaaaataaaaatacaacattgaaaaatattagaaaagaaTATTCTCAGAATactttgaaagaaaaaatagcAACTAAATTAGCTAGCTTCAAAGATCTTACTAAGGATTCTTTTTCTACAGGAACTATAATGAATGATGTGTTAGAATATCTAAACCAATTAgaaattgaattagaaaaaagcTGTAGAAGAAACGCTTACcacaaagaaaatattggaCTTATTGACCAAGttgaaattacaaataaaaattaccaTTTTAAAGATATGAGCACCTCTATTAATTATCCACATTATGAATCTTTAATTCCTGAAAACGAATATGATACAGTAATTTTTACACCAATGGAAGAATCTGAAAATGGTGAAACAAAACAATTTTGCCAGCAAATACAGAAAGATAATTATTTGGAAGAATTGTTCCAATCAAATGACAATATAACTAATACAATATCTGTTGTGGATTCTAGTATTTTGAATGATATAGAAgcaaatgaaatattacaTGAGCCATTAGTAATACGACAACCaatagatttaaataataccaaaaaaaaaattgagaaATTAATCGAtgaaatagaaatattccaaaaacGTAACATTATTTTACCATATGGCAGGTATAAAGAAGTAGATTCTTCAAGTAATTATGGgtttttaagaaaaaagttATTTTTCCATTCGACATCTTATTTAAGAAgaaaatcaataattaGCGATGATCCCTTTTACAAgaatgaatataaaaacaaaatctttaaaaaatatatattatcagataaatatttaaaggaATCACAGGAGTTTccaaattcatttttttctctatatcaaattttaaaagaattattcaaaGTTGCTCATGAAGAAACTTTTAGAGAAAATACTGATGCTCCTAATCATTATAGAAAGAGTAATATCGAAAAAATTGACATTCAAGACagaaaaacaataaagGAGATAATAAATACTTTATGGAGtgattattttgaataa
- the TBLA0A01190 gene encoding uncharacterized protein, protein MQYKNTLAIAALASSAMAAYKPSEPWSTLTPDSKYANAMSDYTGSFGIAVIPMTASTAKAKRDAVSQIGDGQIQATTKTEAPKSTAAAVSQIGDGQIQATTRKTTTLDGKSFSATATKAESTTSTASTSSAQSSEDAFFESQACKNNGTLTMTLKNGILTDAKGRVGSIVSNRQFQFDGPPPQAGAIYAAGWSITPKGNLAIGSNDVFYQCLSGNFYNLYDENQGEQCTKVYLQAVELVSC, encoded by the coding sequence ATGCAATACAAAAACACTTTAGCTATCGCTGCCTTAGCCTCTTCTGCTATGGCTGCCTACAAGCCATCTGAACCATGGTCCACTCTGACTCCAGACTCTAAATACGCCAATGCCATGTCAGACTACACTGGCTCTTTCGGTATTGCTGTTATTCCGATGACTGCCTCTACTGCTAAAGCTAAAAGAGATGCTGTCTCTCAAATCGGTGATGGCCAAATACAAGCCACTACCAAGACTGAAGCTCCAAAATCCACTGCTGCCGCTGTCTCTCAAATCGGTGATGGCCAAATCCAAGCTACTACAAGAAAGACTACCACTTTAGACGGTAAATCATTCTCTGCCACTGCTACTAAAGCTGAATCTACAACATCTACCGCTTCTACTTCTTCCGCCCAATCATCAGAAGATGCTTTCTTCGAATCTCAAGCCTGCAAGAACAATGGCACTTTAACTATGACTTTAAAGAACGGTATCTTAACCGATGCTAAGGGTAGAGTCGGTTCTATCGTCTCTAACAGACAATTCCAATTCGATGGTCCACCACCACAAGCCGGTGCCATCTACGCTGCTGGTTGGTCCATCACTCCAAAGGGTAACTTGGCCATTGGTTCCAACGATGTCTTCTACCAATGTTTGTCTGGTAACTTCtataatttatatgatGAAAACCAAGGGGAACAATGTACCAAGGTCTACCTACAAGCTGTTGAATTAGTTTCTTGTTAA